One genomic segment of Chitinophaga sancti includes these proteins:
- a CDS encoding class I SAM-dependent methyltransferase produces MKLLTEAELIWSPIVANNKMNRKRVANGVNSYEKELFFNPSKYLNDCLAERGEVKWLDLCCGEGNALIQYAKGLTQQAGVQLKGIDLVDLFQEIPPFIGCLEFEVRSLVNWVPSEKYDLITCVHGIHYIGDKLKVLVRAIATLQPWGLFVANLDLNNIQGVDVKKLFALCGIEYNKRRKLLTCTGPRHIDITWTYVGADDQTGPNYTGQEAVTSFYR; encoded by the coding sequence ATGAAATTACTGACAGAAGCTGAATTAATCTGGTCTCCCATTGTGGCGAATAACAAGATGAATCGTAAGCGTGTGGCGAATGGTGTAAATAGTTATGAGAAGGAATTATTTTTCAATCCGTCAAAGTACCTGAATGATTGCCTGGCGGAACGAGGTGAAGTGAAATGGCTGGATTTATGTTGTGGAGAGGGGAATGCTTTGATTCAATATGCGAAAGGATTAACGCAGCAGGCAGGGGTGCAATTGAAAGGGATTGACCTGGTAGATTTGTTCCAGGAAATACCTCCTTTTATTGGTTGCCTGGAATTTGAGGTAAGATCTTTAGTGAATTGGGTTCCTTCGGAGAAATATGATCTGATTACCTGTGTACATGGTATTCATTATATCGGCGATAAATTGAAGGTGTTAGTGAGGGCAATAGCAACGTTGCAACCATGGGGCTTGTTTGTGGCCAATCTTGATCTGAATAATATACAGGGGGTGGATGTAAAGAAATTATTTGCTTTGTGCGGGATTGAGTATAATAAAAGAAGGAAGCTCCTGACATGTACCGGCCCCCGGCATATTGATATCACCTGGACCTATGTGGGTGCTGATGACCAGACCGGCCCCAATTATACAGGTCAGGAAGCTGTGACCTCTTTTTATCGTTAA
- a CDS encoding glycosyltransferase family 2 protein, whose product MNNRIPDQPPIIAPISPEVHRPLWSVMIPTYNCSHYLEATLKSVLEQDLGPALMQIEVVDDCSTDGDIAALVAAIGQGRVSFYQQPENRGSLRNFETCLNRAKGHFVHLLHGDDLSGHGIYQQATQLFKQYPDAGAICTGFSYINEQGAVINRSRAIQAETGLIKDWLTQIATGQKMQPPAVLVRRSVYEQLGSFFGIHYGEDWEMWVRIAAHYPVVYTPERLAFYRVHTSNITSRYFLSCQHILDISKVIHLIQSYLPVTERSRLKRQAQYNWSLYFARTTDMTYHKYNAPLQALNQAGKAFKMHPNKVTLYYLCKILLKIMLRYKQ is encoded by the coding sequence ATGAATAACAGGATTCCCGATCAACCACCTATTATAGCGCCGATTTCACCGGAGGTGCATAGACCATTATGGTCTGTGATGATCCCAACTTACAATTGTAGTCACTACCTGGAGGCTACTTTAAAAAGTGTGCTGGAACAGGACTTGGGGCCAGCGCTGATGCAGATTGAAGTGGTGGATGATTGTAGTACGGATGGGGATATTGCAGCCCTGGTAGCGGCGATTGGCCAGGGTCGGGTATCGTTTTACCAGCAACCGGAAAACCGGGGTAGCCTGCGGAATTTTGAAACATGCCTGAACCGGGCAAAGGGGCATTTTGTGCACTTATTGCATGGTGATGATTTATCAGGGCATGGTATCTACCAACAGGCGACGCAATTATTTAAACAGTATCCTGACGCAGGTGCGATTTGCACGGGTTTCTCCTACATCAATGAACAAGGAGCCGTAATAAATAGAAGTCGCGCTATACAGGCTGAAACAGGTCTTATAAAGGATTGGCTAACCCAGATAGCAACAGGGCAAAAAATGCAGCCACCAGCAGTGTTAGTCAGAAGGAGTGTCTATGAACAGTTAGGCAGCTTCTTTGGCATACATTACGGCGAGGACTGGGAAATGTGGGTAAGGATTGCGGCGCATTACCCGGTGGTGTATACGCCGGAAAGGCTGGCTTTTTACAGGGTACATACATCCAATATTACAAGCAGGTATTTCCTGTCGTGTCAGCATATCCTTGATATTTCGAAAGTCATTCACCTGATACAATCTTATCTTCCTGTTACAGAACGTTCCCGTTTAAAACGGCAGGCCCAATATAACTGGTCATTATATTTTGCACGAACTACTGATATGACCTATCATAAATACAATGCGCCCCTACAAGCCCTTAACCAGGCGGGCAAAGCATTTAAGATGCATCCGAACAAGGTAACGCTCTATTATTTATGTAAAATTTTATTGAAAATAATGCTTCGATACAAGCAATGA
- a CDS encoding glycosyltransferase family 2 protein, with protein MYYKIHHIQLSAVDSFSVGKGWHYVVVWSGELPLGHVWINSPVRITEKIHAAIQPALNYYNEYGSSLTFGKVVKLTVVICTRHRPQSLQKCLHSLLSGPDTEFELIVVDNAPENDETWLVVKQFTQVRYVREDRKGLDIARNTGARTATGDIIAYTDDDVIIPQNWITNLKACFSDPLIMAVTGLVIPASLDTRAQYIFEKKWGFNKGYLPKRFNHRYYLDHLEYGVPAWDIGAGANMAFRKEAFLVAGLFDERLDVGASGCSGDSEMWHRILAEGWDCYYIPELFVYHEHRSTDEGLRKQLFGYMRGHVSALLVQYENYQHPGELKRLRQGLPRYYRQRLIQWIKGNKEEYIRHIITEIRGCKSGIRFYKAHQHLRRQDIQTFPLRLLEPVSAAWNLVSVIIPCYNHGHYLRSAIESALGQTWPNMEVIVVDDGSSDDTAAICKEYGDRVKYIYVERVGLSAARNIGVQFSQGKFLIFLDADDYLYPGAAEINIFYFRYYPQLAFVSGAHDRVDANGEFIAEVYNSGTGYLSLLQGNYIGMEGCILYRRDLFFHFHFDTKLKACEDYDLNLKIARLLPTFHHKERIAAYRIHGQNMSDNRKMMLHLVKEVLKRQIPLLSNDEERLALQSGQQNWKAYYE; from the coding sequence ATGTACTATAAAATACACCATATACAATTATCTGCAGTAGATAGTTTTTCGGTGGGGAAAGGCTGGCATTATGTTGTGGTATGGTCAGGAGAATTACCATTGGGGCATGTATGGATTAATTCTCCGGTGAGGATAACTGAAAAAATTCATGCTGCTATACAACCTGCACTTAATTATTACAATGAGTATGGATCATCACTAACTTTTGGTAAGGTAGTGAAGTTAACTGTTGTGATTTGTACCCGTCACAGGCCCCAGTCATTGCAGAAATGCCTGCACTCATTATTATCCGGTCCTGATACTGAATTTGAATTGATTGTGGTGGATAATGCGCCGGAGAATGATGAGACATGGCTGGTAGTGAAGCAGTTTACCCAGGTACGATATGTCCGTGAAGACAGGAAGGGACTTGATATTGCGCGTAATACAGGTGCCAGAACAGCTACGGGGGATATTATAGCCTATACGGATGATGATGTAATCATCCCACAAAACTGGATCACCAATCTAAAGGCTTGTTTTTCCGATCCATTAATCATGGCAGTGACAGGGCTTGTGATACCTGCTTCGCTGGATACCAGGGCACAGTATATTTTTGAAAAAAAATGGGGATTCAATAAGGGGTATCTGCCCAAGCGGTTTAATCACCGGTATTATCTTGATCACCTTGAGTATGGTGTGCCGGCATGGGATATCGGCGCGGGAGCTAATATGGCCTTTCGGAAAGAAGCATTCCTGGTGGCGGGGCTATTTGATGAAAGGCTGGATGTAGGAGCTTCGGGGTGTAGTGGTGATTCGGAAATGTGGCACCGCATACTGGCCGAAGGGTGGGATTGTTATTATATACCGGAGTTGTTTGTATATCATGAACATCGTTCTACTGACGAAGGGTTGCGAAAACAACTGTTTGGTTATATGCGTGGGCATGTCAGTGCACTGCTTGTGCAATATGAAAATTACCAGCATCCGGGAGAATTAAAGCGACTACGGCAAGGGCTACCCCGATATTACCGGCAGCGGTTAATACAATGGATAAAAGGGAACAAGGAGGAGTATATCAGGCATATTATCACTGAGATCAGGGGGTGTAAATCTGGTATTCGATTTTATAAAGCGCATCAACACCTTCGGCGGCAGGATATTCAGACATTTCCCTTACGGCTGTTGGAGCCGGTTTCTGCAGCGTGGAACCTTGTTTCTGTAATTATTCCCTGTTACAACCATGGGCATTATCTCAGGTCGGCCATTGAAAGTGCGCTGGGCCAAACATGGCCCAATATGGAAGTTATTGTAGTGGATGATGGCTCCAGCGATGATACGGCGGCGATTTGTAAAGAATATGGAGACAGGGTGAAATACATATATGTAGAACGTGTTGGTTTATCAGCAGCGCGGAATATAGGCGTACAATTTAGTCAGGGGAAATTCCTGATCTTCCTCGATGCAGATGATTATTTATATCCAGGCGCTGCTGAGATAAACATTTTTTATTTCAGGTACTATCCACAGTTAGCTTTTGTATCCGGTGCACATGACAGGGTTGATGCAAACGGGGAATTCATAGCGGAAGTGTATAATAGCGGAACAGGGTACCTCTCTTTATTGCAGGGGAACTACATAGGTATGGAAGGTTGTATTCTATACAGGAGGGATCTGTTCTTTCATTTTCATTTTGACACAAAACTGAAGGCATGTGAAGATTATGACCTCAACCTGAAAATAGCAAGGCTGCTACCAACTTTCCATCATAAAGAAAGGATAGCTGCTTACCGGATTCATGGTCAGAATATGTCGGACAACAGGAAAATGATGTTGCATTTAGTGAAGGAGGTATTAAAAAGGCAAATACCGCTGTTATCAAATGATGAGGAGCGATTGGCATTACAATCCGGACAGCAAAACTGGAAGGCATATTATGAATAA
- a CDS encoding ABC transporter ATP-binding protein, which translates to MIAIKVENISKLYRLGNAGSGRLREDIRFWIKRQKADKHLLWALKDINFEIHQGEVMGFIGNNGAGKSTLLKIISSITTPTTGRISGRGSIASLLEVGSGFHGDLTGRENIFLNGNILGMKNHEIKSCFDEILTFSGVEELIDTPVKHYSSGMYMRLAFAVAAHLNPEILIVDEVLAVGDVEFQRKCLGKMKEISGRKGKTVLFVSHNTQAMQNLCDRVITLHKGHIIDSGKPEPVIANYLKSTDNNYLEQCYDTPESAPGNDYIRIKKIAIQYDTEIFDIRTPFTTQFEFWYNAPEQGMLTVGIHLFNMAGECIFDVASKGADLRTGLIKGECHIPGNFLNNGAYYLSIVFVKDTTQRLYYFEGCLSFNVEDFRENTAWFGKWMGYVRPAFPVILNQQHVL; encoded by the coding sequence ATGATAGCTATAAAGGTTGAAAACATCTCTAAATTATACCGGCTTGGGAATGCAGGTTCTGGCCGTCTGCGCGAGGATATCCGCTTTTGGATAAAGCGACAGAAGGCAGATAAGCATTTACTGTGGGCACTGAAAGATATCAACTTTGAAATCCATCAGGGGGAAGTGATGGGGTTTATTGGGAATAACGGTGCTGGCAAATCCACCCTGTTAAAAATTATTTCTTCAATTACAACGCCCACTACAGGAAGAATATCAGGCAGGGGCAGTATTGCCAGTCTGCTGGAAGTGGGTTCAGGTTTTCATGGCGATTTAACTGGTCGCGAAAATATCTTCCTCAATGGGAACATATTGGGAATGAAAAATCACGAGATTAAAAGCTGTTTTGATGAGATCCTTACATTCTCTGGTGTAGAAGAACTAATTGATACACCTGTCAAGCATTATTCAAGTGGCATGTATATGCGACTGGCATTTGCTGTAGCCGCGCATTTAAATCCTGAAATATTGATTGTGGACGAGGTACTGGCTGTGGGAGATGTAGAGTTCCAGCGAAAATGCCTGGGAAAAATGAAAGAGATTTCGGGCAGGAAAGGGAAAACAGTTTTGTTTGTAAGTCACAACACGCAGGCAATGCAGAACCTGTGTGATCGGGTAATTACCTTACATAAAGGACATATCATTGATTCAGGCAAGCCGGAGCCTGTGATTGCCAATTATCTGAAAAGTACGGACAACAATTACCTGGAACAGTGCTATGACACTCCGGAATCCGCACCGGGAAATGATTATATCCGGATTAAAAAAATAGCCATTCAATATGATACTGAAATATTCGATATCCGTACACCGTTTACTACGCAATTTGAGTTTTGGTACAACGCCCCTGAGCAGGGTATGCTGACTGTTGGTATTCATTTATTTAATATGGCAGGTGAATGCATTTTTGATGTGGCATCAAAGGGCGCTGATCTGCGTACCGGGCTTATAAAGGGGGAATGTCATATACCTGGTAATTTTTTGAACAATGGAGCTTACTATTTATCCATTGTATTTGTAAAAGATACGACTCAGCGGTTGTATTATTTTGAAGGCTGTCTTTCATTTAATGTAGAAGATTTCAGGGAAAATACCGCTTGGTTTGGGAAATGGATGGGGTATGTTCGTCCGGCATTTCCAGTGATATTAAATCAGCAGCATGTACTATAA
- a CDS encoding ABC transporter permease — MKHNESWDWEITTNTRWFDWKLREIISYKDLLFRFVRRNLIASYQQTILGPFWVFIQPALTTLVYYIIFGKVVKISTGGIPPVLFYLSGIIFWSFFSDCLNGTMYTFLQNANIFNKVYFPRLVVPVSNVLSHSIRTGIQLLLFIIIYCYHLLTTGIYGNYYILLTPLLLLLTAGFGLGAGLIISVFTAKYRDLDYALQFLLRLFMFATPVVYPASIVPPQYQFLFWLNPLTVITETFRAAYFSVEPVHYLRLAVCIVEVMILLVVGITLFKKKELKIMDVV; from the coding sequence ATGAAACATAACGAAAGTTGGGACTGGGAAATTACCACCAACACAAGATGGTTTGATTGGAAACTTCGGGAAATTATCAGTTACAAAGATCTCTTGTTCCGGTTTGTAAGACGCAACCTGATTGCGAGTTATCAACAGACGATATTGGGGCCGTTCTGGGTATTTATTCAGCCGGCACTGACCACACTTGTTTATTATATCATTTTCGGCAAGGTGGTAAAGATTTCAACAGGGGGGATTCCACCTGTTTTATTCTATTTATCCGGGATAATTTTCTGGAGTTTCTTTTCTGATTGTCTGAATGGGACGATGTATACTTTTTTGCAAAATGCCAATATTTTCAATAAGGTATATTTCCCACGATTGGTAGTGCCTGTTAGCAATGTGCTTTCACATAGTATAAGGACAGGTATTCAATTATTGTTGTTCATTATAATTTATTGCTATCATCTTTTAACAACGGGCATCTATGGTAACTATTACATATTATTAACACCATTGCTGTTGTTGCTGACGGCAGGATTCGGTTTGGGAGCCGGCCTTATTATCAGTGTTTTTACAGCAAAGTACAGGGACCTGGATTATGCACTTCAATTTTTACTACGACTATTTATGTTTGCTACACCAGTCGTGTACCCGGCATCAATTGTTCCGCCTCAATACCAGTTTTTGTTCTGGTTAAATCCGCTTACTGTTATCACCGAAACATTCAGGGCTGCTTATTTTTCGGTGGAACCCGTGCATTATCTCCGGTTGGCGGTTTGTATTGTAGAGGTAATGATTTTATTGGTGGTGGGCATAACGCTGTTTAAGAAAAAGGAACTTAAAATAATGGATGTTGTATGA
- a CDS encoding beta-1,6-N-acetylglucosaminyltransferase, giving the protein MRMANIIVLHQYPAMAERLIKTLYHRKFDFYVHLDKKVNIGPFISLSSLPNTFFVQERKTVNWAGFSQLEAIGASLRAIFSSGRSYDYVNLLSGQDYPIKPTGYIYDFLNAYIGHSFLTSETPPTTWWNEAHQRYTRYHLIDYSFRGKHRLENIISNILPQREFPLPYQLYGGPLAAYWTLSGEAAFYLSQFLSEGTCYSFFKHTWAPDEFLVNTLLMNSPLSSMVINDNYRYIDRSGGGSHPKVLTMADLKCLQQSNRLFARKFDSNIDNQIQDKIDETILYTKNWV; this is encoded by the coding sequence ATGAGAATGGCCAACATTATCGTGTTGCATCAGTATCCTGCTATGGCAGAGAGATTGATTAAAACGCTATACCACAGGAAATTTGATTTTTATGTACACCTTGATAAAAAGGTAAACATCGGTCCTTTCATATCCCTTTCCAGTTTGCCGAATACTTTTTTTGTTCAGGAACGTAAAACAGTGAATTGGGCGGGGTTCAGTCAGCTTGAGGCCATCGGTGCGTCGCTGCGTGCTATATTTTCAAGTGGCCGATCGTATGACTATGTAAACCTGCTGAGCGGGCAGGATTATCCGATAAAACCGACCGGTTACATTTATGATTTTCTCAATGCTTATATTGGTCACTCTTTCCTTACCTCAGAAACACCCCCTACTACCTGGTGGAATGAAGCGCATCAACGGTATACCCGATATCACCTGATAGATTACAGTTTCAGGGGAAAACACCGACTGGAAAATATAATTTCCAATATCTTACCGCAAAGGGAGTTTCCACTACCCTACCAGCTATACGGGGGGCCTTTAGCCGCTTACTGGACGCTGAGTGGAGAGGCAGCATTCTACCTAAGCCAATTCCTGTCTGAAGGAACATGTTATTCATTTTTTAAACACACCTGGGCACCAGATGAATTCCTGGTGAATACCTTACTGATGAACAGTCCATTAAGCAGCATGGTCATCAATGACAATTACCGGTATATAGACCGTTCTGGCGGTGGATCGCACCCAAAAGTGCTCACTATGGCAGACCTGAAGTGCCTACAGCAAAGTAACCGGCTATTTGCGAGGAAATTTGATTCCAATATTGACAATCAGATACAGGACAAAATTGATGAAACCATCCTTTATACTAAAAATTGGGTTTAA
- a CDS encoding acyl-CoA thioesterase — MEYVKEYTVKPEHIDVQNIMDGLYYPFYMEYCRHDFIKDVLGFSLEEEAQKGINMVLSQYTIQFVRSLKRDDTFTVTCQLMADGSGKPQIHFEQKIMLNNKVVTKAVFTGTCVPATGGRPFLPDAIKEKLKDAPILNA; from the coding sequence ATGGAATACGTAAAAGAATACACCGTTAAACCAGAACATATCGACGTCCAAAACATCATGGACGGTCTCTATTACCCTTTCTACATGGAATATTGCAGACACGACTTTATCAAAGACGTACTGGGTTTCAGCCTGGAAGAAGAAGCACAGAAAGGCATCAATATGGTGCTGTCTCAATATACCATCCAGTTCGTTCGCTCTCTGAAAAGAGATGATACATTCACAGTTACCTGTCAGCTGATGGCAGACGGAAGCGGCAAACCACAGATCCATTTCGAACAAAAAATCATGCTCAATAACAAGGTCGTTACCAAAGCGGTATTTACAGGCACCTGTGTACCTGCTACCGGTGGCAGACCTTTTCTGCCAGATGCTATCAAAGAAAAACTGAAAGATGCACCCATTTTAAACGCATAA
- a CDS encoding NAD(P)H-quinone oxidoreductase — MKAIVITKPGGPEVLQLQEYPTPTPGAEEVLIEIKAAGLNRADVSQRKGKYPPPPGVVQEILGMEVAGIVKECGQDVTMWKPGDKVCALIAGGGYATYVTAKEGQCLPIPDKLSFAEAASLPEVIATVWTNVFQRAHLQPGENLLVHGGSSGIGIAAIQLGHAFGANVYVTVGSEEKGKACLELGAAGYVNYKEQDFREAYASTGMDVILDMVGGDYLDKNVQLLNTEGRLVYINAMGGNMAQLNIGRMMQKRLTITGSTLRPRDYTFRKALSQELLEKVWPLIHAGKYKPVIYATFAYDKAAEAHALMESSQHIGKIILTNE, encoded by the coding sequence ATGAAAGCCATCGTCATTACCAAACCCGGAGGACCGGAAGTACTGCAACTACAGGAATACCCTACACCCACACCAGGTGCAGAAGAAGTGCTGATTGAAATCAAAGCGGCTGGACTGAACAGGGCAGACGTCTCTCAGCGCAAAGGAAAGTATCCACCTCCTCCCGGTGTAGTACAGGAGATCCTGGGAATGGAAGTGGCTGGCATCGTAAAGGAATGCGGCCAGGATGTAACCATGTGGAAACCCGGCGATAAAGTATGTGCCCTCATTGCAGGTGGTGGATATGCCACCTATGTCACAGCTAAAGAAGGACAATGCTTACCCATACCAGATAAGCTTTCATTTGCTGAAGCTGCCAGTCTGCCCGAAGTGATAGCCACCGTATGGACAAATGTCTTTCAGCGGGCACACTTACAACCCGGCGAAAATTTGCTGGTCCATGGTGGTAGCAGTGGTATCGGTATTGCTGCTATCCAGCTGGGGCATGCCTTTGGCGCAAATGTATACGTAACCGTCGGCTCAGAAGAAAAAGGCAAAGCCTGCCTGGAACTCGGTGCCGCCGGTTATGTCAATTATAAAGAACAGGATTTCAGAGAGGCATATGCCAGCACTGGCATGGATGTGATCCTCGACATGGTGGGAGGCGACTATCTGGACAAAAACGTTCAGCTACTCAATACCGAAGGTCGCCTGGTGTACATTAATGCCATGGGTGGAAACATGGCGCAACTCAACATCGGCAGGATGATGCAGAAGCGCCTCACTATCACTGGTTCTACCCTGCGCCCCCGTGATTATACCTTTAGAAAAGCCCTGTCACAGGAGCTGCTGGAAAAAGTCTGGCCACTTATTCATGCCGGAAAATACAAACCTGTCATATATGCAACTTTTGCATATGACAAAGCTGCCGAAGCCCATGCCCTCATGGAAAGTAGCCAACATATCGGTAAGATTATATTAACAAATGAATAA
- a CDS encoding ATP-binding protein codes for MKEKVSVTDTGIQSSGLPRDYMEAVAEYIWNGFDAAASIIDITFETNEIDTIHSLSITDNGTGIDYEQLKETFGNFNDSIKKATFQKTSSFIKGNKGRGRFSFSAFSGKALWKTVYKDQTTGQLKAYEILITKNSKDYFDPHNNRDLSKGATGTMVTFTDLFDVTGFSFQSDEFKTFLEREFGWFLMLNREKEYQIRINGVAVPYQQLIAESDIGTLPIKDAEGKDHYFKITFVRWSERIGDKFFFYFLNSHQKELFKDLTSFNNNAIGFYHSVYVESRYFDAFNPQDNELSQNLFERTRQHGVFKSLMNHLHELVRLRQKAFVDGEAAEKLVDNYEKNGIIPKLNDGRKKKALLKVVKSLYCIEPRLFQGLNKEQQRINVGLLGILLEAGMKEEIVELVSHIVPLTDEDRKLLK; via the coding sequence ATGAAAGAAAAAGTGTCTGTTACAGATACCGGTATACAGTCTTCCGGGCTTCCCCGGGACTACATGGAAGCGGTGGCAGAATATATCTGGAATGGTTTTGACGCAGCTGCATCCATCATTGATATCACTTTTGAAACAAATGAAATAGATACTATCCATAGTCTGTCCATTACAGACAATGGTACTGGTATTGACTATGAACAGCTGAAGGAGACCTTCGGTAACTTCAACGACTCTATCAAGAAGGCCACCTTTCAGAAGACATCTTCCTTCATCAAAGGGAACAAAGGCCGTGGACGTTTCTCCTTTTCCGCCTTTAGTGGAAAAGCATTGTGGAAAACGGTCTATAAAGACCAGACCACCGGTCAGCTCAAAGCTTACGAGATCCTTATTACAAAAAACTCTAAAGATTATTTCGATCCGCACAACAACAGGGATCTGTCTAAAGGTGCTACCGGCACCATGGTGACTTTCACGGACCTCTTTGATGTGACTGGATTTTCCTTTCAGTCAGATGAATTCAAGACCTTCCTGGAAAGAGAGTTTGGCTGGTTCCTGATGCTGAACCGGGAAAAGGAATACCAGATCCGCATTAATGGAGTGGCTGTACCTTACCAGCAGCTGATAGCAGAAAGCGATATTGGCACTTTGCCCATCAAGGATGCGGAGGGTAAGGACCACTATTTCAAGATTACCTTTGTCAGGTGGTCGGAGCGTATTGGGGATAAGTTCTTCTTTTACTTCCTCAACTCCCATCAAAAGGAGTTGTTTAAAGACCTCACTTCATTTAATAATAATGCGATCGGGTTTTATCACAGTGTGTATGTAGAATCCCGTTACTTTGATGCTTTCAACCCACAGGACAATGAGTTGTCTCAGAACCTGTTTGAACGCACCCGTCAGCATGGAGTATTCAAATCGCTGATGAATCACCTGCACGAGCTGGTGAGACTGCGCCAAAAAGCCTTTGTAGATGGAGAAGCGGCAGAGAAACTGGTGGATAACTATGAGAAGAACGGCATCATTCCAAAGCTCAATGACGGGAGAAAAAAGAAGGCATTGCTCAAAGTAGTGAAAAGTCTTTACTGCATAGAACCCCGTTTATTCCAGGGGTTAAACAAAGAGCAGCAGCGTATCAATGTTGGCTTGCTCGGTATTCTGTTGGAAGCAGGTATGAAGGAAGAAATTGTAGAGCTGGTCAGTCATATTGTACCACTCACAGACGAAGACAGAAAGTTATTGAAATAA
- a CDS encoding DUF6600 domain-containing protein → MKRIVLALFSCLLLLNSCTTTTAIQGSTAPVGSITYQTFYDDLSPYGNWIDYPGYGHVWSPGMDGEFRPYATNGHWVYSNEGWMWASDFSWGWAPFHYGRWFYDDAYGWLWIPGYDWSPAWVTWGAVDNYYCWAPLGPGVGVGAAYGGWRPHDYYWNQVPKDHMYDNDLSRVVTRPNSADRISVINNFSTTHRNNLYYSQGPNVAEVQRYTNRTITPMAIQETRVRGNAVQTGNNMQVYRPQVQNPQPRQFRSFNSNTTARPIMQMQDRPTPSIKRSEQIRNVNSLPMRTAPMMSSPSPSSRVRR, encoded by the coding sequence ATGAAACGTATTGTTTTAGCCCTGTTTTCGTGTTTATTGTTGTTGAATAGTTGTACGACTACCACTGCGATACAAGGTAGCACCGCCCCGGTTGGAAGTATTACTTACCAGACATTTTACGATGACCTGTCGCCTTATGGCAACTGGATTGATTATCCTGGCTATGGCCATGTGTGGAGTCCGGGAATGGATGGAGAATTCCGTCCTTATGCAACGAATGGTCACTGGGTATATAGCAATGAAGGATGGATGTGGGCATCTGATTTCAGCTGGGGATGGGCGCCTTTCCATTATGGCCGCTGGTTTTACGACGATGCGTATGGCTGGTTATGGATACCAGGATATGACTGGTCACCGGCATGGGTTACCTGGGGTGCTGTGGATAACTATTACTGCTGGGCGCCACTGGGACCTGGTGTAGGCGTAGGTGCTGCCTATGGCGGGTGGAGACCGCATGACTATTACTGGAACCAGGTGCCAAAGGATCACATGTATGACAATGATCTTTCCAGGGTGGTAACAAGACCCAATAGTGCGGACAGGATTTCTGTGATTAACAATTTTTCCACTACACACCGCAATAACCTGTATTATTCACAGGGACCGAATGTAGCTGAGGTGCAGCGATATACTAACAGGACTATCACCCCGATGGCGATACAGGAAACCAGGGTACGCGGCAATGCCGTACAGACTGGCAATAACATGCAGGTGTACAGACCACAGGTTCAGAATCCACAACCCAGACAATTCAGGAGTTTTAATAGTAACACGACTGCCCGGCCAATTATGCAAATGCAGGACAGGCCGACACCGAGTATAAAAAGATCAGAGCAAATACGAAATGTGAATAGTTTGCCTATGCGTACAGCTCCAATGATGTCTTCACCGTCACCATCATCGAGAGTGAGAAGGTAA
- a CDS encoding VIT1/CCC1 transporter family protein, translated as MHQETHINSSNFVRDVIIGMSDGLTVPFALTAGLSGVLDTNHLIIVSGLSEIAAGCISMGLGGFLAGQTEVEHYDSELQREYEEVEKVPETERMEVEAIFIDMGVDKELSKQVTLQISQDKHKWVDFMMRFELGLDKPDKDRAIKSALTIAFSYLAGGFIPLFPYLVTSNNQQGFYFSCIITVIALIIFGYFKSKVTGQPLIKGTLKVAFTGIIAAVAAYSLAKLVS; from the coding sequence ATGCATCAGGAAACACACATCAATAGCTCCAACTTTGTCAGAGATGTTATCATCGGCATGTCCGACGGGCTGACCGTACCCTTTGCTCTTACTGCGGGGTTGAGTGGCGTACTGGATACGAACCACCTCATTATCGTATCCGGACTTTCTGAAATTGCAGCAGGTTGTATTTCAATGGGATTGGGTGGATTTCTTGCCGGTCAGACGGAAGTAGAGCACTATGATTCCGAACTACAACGGGAATATGAAGAAGTAGAGAAGGTACCGGAAACAGAAAGAATGGAAGTGGAAGCCATCTTTATTGACATGGGTGTGGATAAAGAACTAAGTAAGCAGGTGACTTTACAGATCAGCCAGGACAAGCATAAATGGGTAGACTTTATGATGCGCTTTGAACTGGGTCTTGACAAGCCAGATAAGGACAGAGCGATCAAATCTGCATTGACGATAGCATTCTCTTACCTGGCAGGTGGTTTTATTCCTTTGTTCCCCTATCTCGTTACTTCCAATAATCAGCAGGGTTTTTATTTCTCTTGTATCATTACGGTGATAGCCCTGATCATATTTGGGTATTTTAAATCAAAAGTAACCGGGCAACCCTTGATAAAAGGCACTTTGAAGGTAGCGTTCACAGGTATTATAGCAGCTGTGGCGGCTTATTCACTGGCTAAACTGGTGAGCTGA